The DNA segment GAACAAACTGAGAATAGTGTGATCATGTATCAGACCAGGTTCCTGGACCATCCTGTCTTTACTGGACAATAGCGCACTGCTCAAAACTCCACCCCAAGCATCTGAAACTCTAAACTGGTAGCACAGAGTAGCAGggctttctctctttttttcttttcaccacTGTACCTCTGTTTGCCACATTACTTTGACTTTTTTGAAAGTGAAAGTGTTACTGGAAGTATAAAGGTAAAGATTAATTTAAGCTTCATTGGATCTATGGAGCTTACGTTTCCAAAACCAAAAGGaaagagtttgaaaaaaaaaaaaaaaaaattttttaaaagccatttaaAGTTTTCTTTTAATGCGGAAACATTATACTGTGAAAAATACTTGAATGCTTAAAGTTAGACATGTGTAGAACTTTTAACAATGTTAAAGAAATGGATTGGAACCATTTACCGTGTACCGtgtaccgtgtgtgtgtgtatatgtgtgtatatgtatgtatgaggCTACAAGGAACCTGCAAGGAACCCTGTTTCTAAAGCAACCCCTTGATGAGCCTGCATGTTATTTCATGTTAACTAGCATGCATCCATCCTTCACACTGTAAACACTACGTTTAACAAAGGAACAGtaattacagtacatgtttgATATGTCAATCAGGAATTAATTGCCAAACATTTTCTTTGTGGAAAGTAACACACTGGTGCCTGGCTTTGCCATTGTTCAAACATGTTTATTACCAATGGGGTTTTTTTCCAGTGGGTTTGCCATTGCAAGACAACTGTTTGAAACAATAGATGAAGGTACAATTTCAAATAGACAGTGTTCTCTTTAACAGACCAAAAGAAGAAAATAAGTGAATGGAGAAAACTAACAATCAACCAGTAAAGTATAGACCACATGCATGGGTTTGTACAGACTGTCACTCATATAGTGCAGTAAGAAAATCAGATTCCAACCAGGGTCAGTTATGTCCTGATACAGTTGATTGTGAACTAGTACACATTGATCTTAAGTGAACTTAGAAAAGCCCAATATATATCTTTCCACACCTGTCACAGTTGTTGAATAGTTTACTGTGTGTGTTGAATGTAGGGTTTTAATTTGAACCACCCTGTCTGCCTCCTCTTTTAAAGCAATACATTTATTGGGCACAATAAAGCAAGATTTAGGCTTCAGAAAAGATAAATAATAGTGCATACTGAATAAAGGCCCTccagttaaacaaacaaaaatatacagtacaataccatAACATTAAAATTGCATACAGAATTttgttaaattgatttttttttttttttggcaaaaaaaacaaaaaacattacaacCTTTGCTTAGAATAGGGAAAACATTATAGCCCCCATTACAGCTGCTACAACAAACCTATAAAAATAACTCCTGGGCCAGTTGTGCAAAATACGATTCTGGTTTCTATGGCACACTTTAACATGTAACCCACGTAGAGCAAGTGCACCAATCTGCTAAGCTTCTGCTCCCCTAGAAAGTTTGCACACTTGGTTCTAAACGACCTTCCAAAATGACACTGTAAGCCTGTTTAAGTACCCAAGCATTCGCCTCTTATCACGTCAAAGTGTTGCAAAGTTAGCAGGGATAAACGTTCCTTTGTCCTTCATACTGTATTGATagatatatactgtactatacacACATACTTTGCCAAATGCAGCATGTAGACTTCGGTTTGAAAATACTAATTGTGCTACAGCCTTCTTATTTTTTTCGGAGGTCTTGGATATATGACATTTAGCAGCAGTGATTTAATTCATGAACTTCTGTTCAGCTTCCCCGTTGTCTTCAATACTCATCGGTTTAACATGATTGATTTAACTGCAGGTGCCAACTGACTGCATGATTGCAACGCTTCAGCGACTATATGCGCATCAGCACCAGGTTAGGAGCAACACATAAAAGATGAAAACACTGAAATCATAACAGTTAATTGTATTTGAGCAGTTTAAAATTCAGAGGGGATTCATGGAGAAACAATACACAAgtacaatattaaataaattCCACCACTGAAAAATCAAATCATTTGATGGGTTAATTAACCCTACCCTACAACAACCTGTCCTTAGAGAGAGTTAAGAAAGTCTCAACAGGGTTTACTGCTTACACATGAAAATactttactgtacattacattcaTCTTGGttggtttatatacagtatagtgccCTCTTGGTCTAGATATGATCGAAACCAAAATTACAATATACAGATTTGACTGCGGGGCACAGATTCACTGACTAGCACTATAGTCCACGTTTGCCCTTTCCTTCACTAAAATGGCTGGCCACCACACAGCTACTGTACCTGTGCAGATTACAGACCATGCTTGACTTGCGTTACAAACTCCACTTACCAATGTATACAAAAATGATACtgcaaaatgattattttttttttgtttttgttaagaaGGTAAACATGCAACATCTTGTCCATTCTTGCAGCATTATTGTGTCCAGTATTAGTTCACATTTCACATGCGTAATAGCTTGTGGACACCGAACCATTCTTTATAGCCAATCCTAAAGGGTCTGACCCAGCAGCTGGGCAGGAGCATGTATTAGTGGCTCAGCCTCAGCCAAGCCTTCCCACATACGATTCAGTCCATACTACAAAGAACGCACATTTCAGACAACATTAACCTCACTGACAGATGACACTTCATGCATGTGACTGTGTGCTGTTACAATAGGGTTAGTTTCAGGTTcggtaaaaattatattttaacacTTGAGTCTCGACTGTGCAAGATTTGTTGCTGTTTATTATGCAGTTCGGTTAACAGGCTATAAAGCAGCTTTAGattaaaatgtgatttaaatttttttacatttatttgctGAAGCTGTTCCTTTTTTAAAACTGAACCAATTGAACAATTACTAAACTAAATGAGGCAATTCATTTGAATATCAAACCCTGTCAGTTTCTGACAATGTCTCGTGTCAAATTAACAGAGATGGAAGGATATCATTGCTACTGTTCTATCTTGACAGGCTTGAGATTTGCAAcaataaagattttttaaaacaagctgCACTCACTGCTGTTGTCCAAAGACCTAAAACCAAAAATGTACCCAAAACTACGGGAGCATCTGCAATCcacagcagtagcagcacctgCCTTATTCTGGAAAAACACATTGAAGGGATCATTCAAAAAATAACACCATACCACAAATAACTTACATTCATTAATCTTAAAGCCTGCCCCAAACACCACCTACTATTCGAATCAAGCAGGATCTTCCAACATCCCTTTAAACGAATGCCAGCCATCCCTAGATCTTATATAGAAAGCTGGTGGTGTAGTCAAACCTGAAGACAGGAGGTGTGGCCCCCTTTCCAGGCTCCTGAAGGTAGTACAGTTTGATGAGCTCGCCCAGGAACTGCACGATCTTGACATCCTCGCCCGAGATGCCCAGCTGGTGCTGCAGGAAGCCTCTCCGTCGGCTTGCCACCGAGGCGTCTCCCTCGCCTGGGTGGATGGGGAGGTGCAGGTGGTGGCAGAAGGTGTAGAGGAAGGCCTTGGAGCAGAGCTGGCTCAGCATGCTCTGCACATGCATGAAGTAGGTGCTGCCGCGCTTGATCTGTGTCCGGTGGTCCGCCAGTCTGCCGATCAGCGTGCCCTTGTAGGGGGGGCAGCGCAGGGTCTTGTGATCCGCGTCCAGGATGCTGATGTAGCGGCTGTAGCGGTTCAGGGAGAACAGCATGCTGGAGCCAGTGGGAGAGGCCACCCTGCAAACCAGAGGGGAGAGAATATTAGCACCAGCATTGTGGCTTTTATTTCTACTGTTTCAACCTGCAAATACCAGCTATCTCTGTGTGTACTATACTGATTATACTCTACGGCTATTTGGAGGAACAATACCTAGCTGAGGGTAACCACACTGACGTCAAGAGACATGTTTCTGTCTCTGTGGAAATGCATGCAACATCAGACATCTCCATAAGCAACATACTCGCCCATGATTTGATCCAATAGTAAGATGTCTGTTTACTAATGTAGACTGTCAATTTATTTtctacagtaaaatgtattttatattttaaatgtcttttcaTGTATGTTTATGCATATACAACAGACTGATGTTCAGAGCAGATGTAGCAAACACAAGAGCACTGGGGGAAGTGAATGTGTCTAGTTCTCATGCTCCAAGGTGAAACACTCCAATGCTGAATTTGCGCACACAGTGATTGTACAGACAGTAAACCTACCTGTGCAGCCCGATCAGCTTCCAGCTGTGCAGATCTGTGATTTGGAAGGGGGAGGTCAGCCAGGGCTTTATCGTTTCCGCATACTTGCCCAGGTTTGGCACGAAGATGGACAGGGCACTCACCAGCTTTCTCACCTTTCCTTCATCTGCGCCCATCACTACCAGTGTCCTCCCACTAAGCAAGGAGAATATGGCTTGCTGGGCGAACGGGTACTGCCTGATAAACCTCAGGGCACCCTGCCCGGCTTTCCTCTTGTGCTTCACAGTGATGGGATTGCCTGAGAGGAATGGAGAAGCAGCACGCTCGGAGCTGGTGGAGGTGCTCATGAAGCTGGTGCTGTCTGAAACGTCGTCCAGGTCCAGCCTGGACACCTCGTCAGAGAGGTAAATGAGGTTCAGCTCGTATGAAAGCAGCGCTGCCGGAGCCCCATCATCCACACCCGGGGCCTGCTCCCCAGCCCTGCTTGACCTGGGGGCCACCTTCACCACTCCGTTGTCGCTGCACTCCTGGCCGAGCTCAGGGGCTGGCTCCTCGAAGCGGGGGCCCTCCTGTCCGATGCAGCAGGCAGAATCAGCCTGCTCTGTGGCCTCCTTTCCAAAACCCCCTGCATCCTGCATGCCGGAGTCCACCAGCCGCTGGCTGGAAGCTGGAGACTGGTACATGTGCTCTAAAGAACTGTCATTGTAAGGCTCCTCCTCGTAAATAGCACCGGGGCAGGATGCCCTTAGATCCTCGGGTATGATCGATTCTGTGGTGCTCAGCACTTCGATGCTGTCCTGGCTGTTTGTCCTCTTGCTCGCCTCCTTCCTTCGGACCACCTCAGGATAATGTACCTGCAGACTCGCCTGGCTCTCTGATTGGATGAAGGATCCCTGAGCAGGGAAAGATCTCTCCGTTCCCAGCACTTCGATGCTCTCTCCGCTGCTTACACTGCCTTTCATATCCGCTTCCAGGCACTCTTCGGAATTGTCCTGAGTGATGTCACAAAGGCTGGACTCTGTCTCCTGCTGCCCTTCCTCACTGATGTCCTGCTCCATTTTAATAAGCACAGTCTCCACGCAGGATGTGTATGACTCCAGGCTGGCGGGCTCATTAGAGGGGGCAGGATTGGAAGAGTTATTGCTGTTGGGGGCTAGATTTTCACCATACTGGGGCTTTTCAGGTTCCTCCTCCCAATCTCTGAAAACCTCAAAAAGAAAGTTGGTGATTTTTTGCTGCTTCAAAAGAGCTGTGTCTATCTGGCTGGTGGAGATGTAGCAGAGGTCGCCCCTGAAGATCTTCTCGATTTGAGTCAGCTGGTCCATGGTCTGGTTGAAGAAGTAGACATCACAGAGCTCTTCCAGCGTTTTCAAGCGCTTGTCGAAACATTTGGCTGATTTTGCCTTTATGAACTGAGGGGTGTAAGACGGCCTGCGTGTATTGCTGGGGTTGTCCGAGGGGTGGTCGGGATTAGAGACACCGGAGATCTGGTCCTGGTCCGCTCCAGGAGGCTCAGAGGGCGGTTCAGGTTCATAAGGGAGGAACTCAGGGTCCTTCATTTTTCTGTTAGGGTAGGACGTGACCTGCTTTAAAAGGTCTTTGTGCTCGTAGATTGATTTCTCCACGTTAGCCAGCTCGTTGGCTTTCTCTATTGCTTGGGTTGAGTAGCAGCCGTTCTCTTTCTTCTGCAGCTCAGCTTCCTTGTGGAGCACGGTCCTGGTGTACTCCAGGTCCTTCAGCTTCTTTTCCAGTTCGTTGGCGAAGGCTTTCCGGTTTCCA comes from the Acipenser ruthenus chromosome 13, fAciRut3.2 maternal haplotype, whole genome shotgun sequence genome and includes:
- the LOC117417905 gene encoding guanine nucleotide exchange protein smcr8a-like — its product is MISSPDLVAFTKDDDFRDTYVEINSLPEQFSLPLFPYAGNANPWAKASFAKFTKDFILISEFSEQVGPQPLLTVPDDPKAWGTFDLNYFSLRIMSVDYQASFVGHPPGCGYPKLNFVEDSKVVLGDSKEGAFAYVHHLTLYDLEARGFVRPFCMAYISSDEDKIMQQFQELSSEFSKASECLKTGNRKAFANELEKKLKDLEYTRTVLHKEAELQKKENGCYSTQAIEKANELANVEKSIYEHKDLLKQVTSYPNRKMKDPEFLPYEPEPPSEPPGADQDQISGVSNPDHPSDNPSNTRRPSYTPQFIKAKSAKCFDKRLKTLEELCDVYFFNQTMDQLTQIEKIFRGDLCYISTSQIDTALLKQQKITNFLFEVFRDWEEEPEKPQYGENLAPNSNNSSNPAPSNEPASLESYTSCVETVLIKMEQDISEEGQQETESSLCDITQDNSEECLEADMKGSVSSGESIEVLGTERSFPAQGSFIQSESQASLQVHYPEVVRRKEASKRTNSQDSIEVLSTTESIIPEDLRASCPGAIYEEEPYNDSSLEHMYQSPASSQRLVDSGMQDAGGFGKEATEQADSACCIGQEGPRFEEPAPELGQECSDNGVVKVAPRSSRAGEQAPGVDDGAPAALLSYELNLIYLSDEVSRLDLDDVSDSTSFMSTSTSSERAASPFLSGNPITVKHKRKAGQGALRFIRQYPFAQQAIFSLLSGRTLVVMGADEGKVRKLVSALSIFVPNLGKYAETIKPWLTSPFQITDLHSWKLIGLHRVASPTGSSMLFSLNRYSRYISILDADHKTLRCPPYKGTLIGRLADHRTQIKRGSTYFMHVQSMLSQLCSKAFLYTFCHHLHLPIHPGEGDASVASRRRGFLQHQLGISGEDVKIVQFLGELIKLYYLQEPGKGATPPVFRFDYTTSFLYKI